A single region of the Acidobacteriota bacterium genome encodes:
- a CDS encoding aminotransferase class I/II-fold pyridoxal phosphate-dependent enzyme, with translation MPPNGLSRRTLLRSTGTSVLLGAAGAPGLLNTRHASAQPSQSTPATDFDEVYDRRGTDSSRWDGPIEQYGSGIVAAMGVSDMDFRAAPCITRALAERCAHENWGYIRRSDSYAEAVVAWNDRRYGVEIDPSTLVFTTGVHPGIVAALRTFSPPGTRVLMTTPTYDGFYGDLWFTRTVADDSEMIVDADGRYSIDFDDFERRAQRCNAFLLCNPQNPTGNHWSPEDLTRLGEICLKHRVVVLADEIHCDFVTRGSTYTPFATLDPEIVANSLTFNSGTKSFGLSAMRLGWYYSTNPDLLERVKANTRADLNPLALVAMRSALEEGAPWLDELIPYIDANHDLAESHIRDTLPGIRYAKAQGTYLAWLDVAEFAERIGAVQTAARESADAVYPVTPEAIVQRWFAENAGVFLNQGPWYGTGGAGHMRMNLASSRRIVELALNNMAEALAEA, from the coding sequence ATGCCGCCCAATGGACTCAGCCGCCGTACCCTACTCCGAAGCACCGGCACCAGCGTCCTCCTCGGCGCTGCCGGCGCCCCCGGGCTTCTGAACACCCGCCACGCCTCCGCACAACCCAGCCAATCCACACCCGCCACCGACTTCGACGAAGTCTACGACCGTCGGGGTACCGACAGCTCCCGCTGGGACGGCCCGATCGAGCAATACGGCTCCGGCATCGTGGCCGCCATGGGCGTCTCCGACATGGACTTCCGCGCGGCCCCCTGCATCACGCGGGCACTCGCCGAGCGCTGCGCCCACGAGAACTGGGGCTACATACGCCGCTCCGACTCCTACGCCGAAGCGGTCGTGGCCTGGAACGACCGCCGCTACGGTGTTGAGATCGATCCGTCCACCCTCGTCTTCACCACCGGCGTGCACCCGGGCATCGTCGCCGCGCTGCGGACTTTCTCGCCCCCGGGCACCCGTGTCCTCATGACGACACCCACCTACGACGGCTTTTACGGCGATCTGTGGTTCACGCGTACGGTCGCGGATGACAGCGAGATGATCGTCGACGCGGACGGCCGCTACTCCATCGACTTTGACGACTTCGAACGGCGCGCCCAACGTTGCAACGCCTTCCTCCTCTGCAACCCGCAGAACCCGACCGGCAACCACTGGTCCCCCGAGGACCTGACCCGCCTCGGCGAGATCTGCCTGAAGCACCGGGTAGTCGTCCTCGCCGACGAGATCCACTGCGATTTCGTCACCCGCGGGAGCACCTACACGCCCTTCGCCACCCTCGACCCCGAGATCGTGGCCAACAGCCTCACCTTCAACTCCGGGACCAAGTCGTTCGGGCTCTCCGCGATGAGGCTGGGGTGGTACTACAGCACCAACCCCGATCTGCTGGAGCGCGTCAAGGCCAACACGCGCGCCGATCTGAACCCGCTCGCACTGGTGGCGATGCGGTCCGCGCTCGAGGAGGGCGCCCCGTGGCTGGACGAACTGATCCCCTACATCGACGCGAACCACGACCTAGCCGAGTCGCACATCCGTGACACACTGCCGGGTATCCGCTACGCGAAGGCGCAGGGCACCTACCTCGCCTGGCTCGACGTGGCGGAGTTCGCGGAGCGGATCGGAGCCGTCCAGACCGCCGCGCGCGAGAGCGCCGACGCGGTCTATCCGGTGACCCCCGAAGCGATTGTTCAGCGATGGTTCGCGGAGAACGCGGGCGTGTTCCTGAACCAGGGGCCCTGGTACGGCACCGGCGGGGCTGGACACATGCGCATGAACCTGGCCTCTTCACGCAGGATCGTGGAGCTGGCTTTGAACAACATGGCCGAGGCGCTGGCCGAGGCCTGA
- a CDS encoding sulfite oxidase-like oxidoreductase, which produces MDDSPRRGDDRIPPGQYVTKKWPVLSVGDTPEVDVAGFELRLFGRVEAEHAFDWQALQSLPRREVTADFHCVTRFSTLDNRWSGFSTRDVLAAVTPTAEATHAMLHCYGGYTTNLPLADLLSEHALFADRHGSEPLPPDHGGPLRLVVPHLYAWKSAKWVTGVELLSSDERGFWERNGYHTYGDPWEEQRFSSQETRQAWQVRRAVQG; this is translated from the coding sequence ATGGACGATTCCCCCAGGCGCGGCGACGACCGGATCCCCCCCGGTCAGTACGTCACGAAGAAGTGGCCGGTGCTGTCCGTCGGCGATACGCCGGAGGTCGACGTGGCCGGGTTCGAGTTACGGCTGTTCGGCCGCGTTGAGGCCGAGCACGCGTTCGACTGGCAGGCACTTCAGTCGCTGCCGCGGCGCGAGGTGACCGCCGATTTCCACTGCGTGACCCGCTTCTCGACCCTGGACAACCGGTGGTCCGGGTTCTCGACCCGTGACGTCCTAGCTGCCGTCACCCCGACAGCTGAGGCCACTCACGCCATGCTCCACTGCTACGGCGGCTACACGACGAACCTGCCCCTTGCCGACCTGCTCTCCGAGCACGCTCTGTTCGCCGACCGCCACGGCAGCGAGCCGCTGCCGCCGGACCACGGTGGCCCGCTGCGCCTCGTCGTGCCGCATCTCTACGCCTGGAAGAGCGCGAAGTGGGTGACAGGCGTCGAGCTCCTGAGCTCCGACGAGCGGGGCTTCTGGGAACGGAACGGCTACCACACCTACGGCGATCCATGGGAGGAACAGCGGTTCTCGTCGCAGGAGACGAGGCAGGCGTGGCAGGTGCGGCGCGCGGTCCAGGGCTGA
- a CDS encoding type II toxin-antitoxin system prevent-host-death family antitoxin, which yields MRTVSVTAAKAQLSRLLVQVERGEDVVITRHGEPVAKLMAYRPRARRQFGALRGRVSIDERFFEPLPEAELAAWAN from the coding sequence ATGCGAACAGTAAGCGTCACCGCGGCGAAGGCCCAGCTATCACGCCTGCTCGTTCAGGTCGAGCGCGGGGAGGATGTCGTGATCACCCGCCACGGCGAACCAGTCGCCAAACTCATGGCCTATCGCCCCCGAGCCCGACGCCAGTTCGGGGCTCTTCGAGGGCGCGTCTCGATCGACGAGCGCTTCTTCGAGCCGCTCCCGGAAGCCGAGCTAGCCGCCTGGGCGAACTAG
- a CDS encoding M67 family metallopeptidase yields MIELSPDDLARIRAHGEATYPEECCGILVGSIGKAVGANGSVLARVVRLVGAENEREDESRHNRYLIPPEIILRTEREARADGLDVVGYYHSHPDHPSRPSDFDRDHAWPGYSYLIVSVREGRARDERSWRLSDDRSRFDEEPIRFPEPPAT; encoded by the coding sequence ATGATCGAACTGTCCCCAGACGACCTGGCCCGCATCCGCGCCCACGGCGAGGCCACCTATCCGGAGGAGTGCTGCGGCATCCTTGTCGGCAGCATCGGGAAGGCGGTTGGAGCCAACGGTTCGGTGCTGGCCCGGGTCGTGCGGCTGGTCGGCGCCGAGAACGAACGTGAGGACGAGAGTCGGCACAACCGCTACCTGATCCCGCCCGAGATCATCCTGCGGACCGAGCGGGAGGCACGGGCCGACGGCCTGGACGTGGTCGGCTACTACCACTCGCACCCGGATCACCCCTCACGGCCCAGCGACTTTGACCGGGACCACGCCTGGCCGGGCTACAGTTATCTGATCGTCTCGGTGCGCGAGGGCCGCGCCAGGGACGAGCGGAGCTGGCGTCTCAGCGACGACCGCTCCCGCTTCGACGAGGAACCGATCCGCTTCCCTGAACCGCCCGCGACCTGA
- a CDS encoding HAD hydrolase-like protein — translation MRLLLFDIDGTLVRCGPQIGPIFMGALKRTFGRTGNVRAYDFGGRTDTEAVIDLMTEAGLPRAEVEGRLGEVRSHYSDLLKRLDPDQMRLLPGVVELLEELAAAEDTCVALLTGNWEIGARAKLEPFDLNRFFDFGAFGEDGVRRNELVPVALERATSRLGTPVDGSHVVIIGDTVRDIACGDAHGVQVLAVATGFTPDHRLEEAGARWVVPDLRHASVREILLDGHDASRRTP, via the coding sequence ATGCGGCTCCTGCTCTTCGACATCGACGGCACCCTGGTTCGGTGCGGCCCGCAGATCGGGCCCATCTTCATGGGCGCGCTCAAGCGCACCTTCGGCCGGACCGGCAACGTCCGCGCCTACGACTTCGGCGGCAGGACGGACACGGAAGCGGTCATCGACCTGATGACCGAGGCCGGCCTGCCGCGCGCCGAGGTCGAAGGCCGCCTGGGTGAGGTGCGCTCCCACTACAGCGACCTGCTCAAGCGGCTCGACCCGGACCAGATGAGGCTTCTGCCCGGCGTCGTCGAGCTGCTCGAGGAATTGGCCGCCGCAGAGGACACCTGCGTCGCACTGCTCACCGGCAACTGGGAGATCGGCGCCCGGGCCAAGCTGGAACCCTTCGACCTGAACCGCTTCTTCGACTTCGGCGCGTTCGGCGAGGACGGCGTCAGGCGCAATGAGCTGGTACCTGTCGCCCTAGAACGGGCAACGAGCCGGCTGGGCACTCCGGTGGACGGGAGCCATGTCGTCATCATCGGCGACACTGTCCGCGACATCGCCTGCGGCGACGCCCATGGCGTCCAGGTGCTCGCCGTGGCAACCGGCTTCACACCCGACCACCGACTGGAAGAAGCCGGCGCCCGCTGGGTCGTGCCAGACCTGCGCCACGCCTCCGTGCGGGAGATCCTGCTCGACGGCCACGACGCCTCGCGACGGACGCCATGA
- the argB gene encoding acetylglutamate kinase — protein sequence MKTDRDLGLEMAAALRYASAWRGKRVVIKYGGRAMAGDEFGTLIDDVVLLRSAGLRPMLVHGGGAEITTTLQSMGVEPRFIDGLRVTDRATMRVVEMVLGGSVNKRLVGMIQRAGGRAVGLTGKDGDLLRVRPHPRSDELGFVGEIEKVDTSLLDQLTNSGYVPVIGSLGVGPGGETYNINADTAAAALAAEVAAEKLLLLTDVRGISDNGRFRSRLTPGEAGELIDSGVVSAGMVPKVRACLTALEAGVTSAHILAAGEPHGLLVELFTEGGIGTMIKEPGNPGATGR from the coding sequence ATGAAAACGGATCGGGATCTGGGCCTGGAGATGGCGGCGGCGCTGCGCTACGCATCGGCGTGGCGCGGCAAGCGGGTCGTGATCAAGTACGGCGGCCGGGCGATGGCCGGCGACGAGTTCGGCACCCTGATCGACGACGTGGTGCTGCTGCGGAGCGCCGGCCTGCGGCCGATGCTGGTGCACGGCGGCGGCGCCGAGATCACGACCACGCTGCAGAGCATGGGAGTCGAGCCGCGGTTCATCGACGGCCTGCGGGTCACCGACCGGGCGACGATGCGCGTCGTCGAGATGGTCCTGGGCGGGTCCGTGAACAAGCGTCTGGTCGGGATGATCCAGCGCGCAGGCGGGCGGGCCGTCGGGCTAACCGGCAAGGACGGCGACCTGCTCAGAGTGCGGCCCCACCCGCGATCGGACGAGCTGGGCTTCGTCGGCGAGATCGAGAAGGTCGACACCTCGCTGCTCGACCAGCTCACGAACTCCGGCTACGTGCCGGTGATCGGGTCGCTGGGCGTCGGGCCGGGCGGCGAGACCTACAACATCAACGCGGACACGGCCGCCGCGGCGCTGGCCGCCGAAGTCGCGGCGGAGAAACTCCTGCTGCTGACCGATGTGCGTGGGATCAGCGACAACGGCCGATTCAGGTCGCGGCTCACGCCCGGGGAAGCCGGGGAGTTGATCGACTCCGGCGTCGTCTCGGCCGGCATGGTGCCCAAGGTGCGGGCCTGTCTGACAGCGCTCGAGGCCGGGGTCACGAGCGCCCACATCCTGGCCGCGGGCGAGCCCCACGGGCTGCTGGTCGAGCTCTTCACCGAGGGTGGTATCGGCACGATGATCAAGGAACCTGGGAACCCTGGAGCGACTGGAAGATGA
- the argH gene encoding argininosuccinate lyase, whose translation MNTRNPPGSAGPSAARLWGGAFASDVDPVVDAYTRSLPFDHRLAVADLVGCLGHARMLLDTGVIDRESSSAILEGLSSLLRRVEAGDLQVGGADEDVHTWIERQLTEEIGDSGRRLHIARSRNDQTAVALRLWQRAEIELAVAGLVDFADALIERARQHTGTALPGYTHLQRGQPTSLAQHLLAHAWSALADAGRLRRAHRTAGLCPLGAGAMAGSPHPIDPHRSAELLGMEAPYPNAMWAVADRDYAAEALFACALLMVHLSRWAEEIVLWTSSEFGFARLQDRAAKGSSIMPQKKNPEPAEILRGKSGRAVGDLVSLLVTIKGLPLTYNSDLQEDKEALFDAFDTVQASLGVAKVLAESLEFDRDAMASALEGAYITATDLADHLAMAGVPFRSAHERTGAVVRAAEERGVELWQVSGSELRELVPEIEDTGALLAALRPEASLAAHASYGGPAPKQVTEQVELAAERLQEERRWLGELEPPPIYRAHLGGELLAEAIPGGNE comes from the coding sequence TTGAACACCCGAAACCCGCCAGGAAGTGCGGGCCCTTCCGCCGCGCGCCTCTGGGGTGGCGCCTTCGCATCGGACGTCGATCCGGTGGTCGATGCATACACGCGCTCGCTGCCGTTCGACCACCGGCTCGCGGTGGCGGACCTGGTGGGCTGTCTGGGCCACGCCCGGATGCTGCTCGACACCGGCGTGATCGACCGGGAGTCGTCCTCTGCGATCCTCGAAGGCCTGAGCTCCCTGCTGAGGCGCGTGGAGGCAGGTGACCTCCAGGTCGGCGGTGCGGACGAGGACGTCCACACCTGGATCGAGCGGCAACTGACCGAAGAGATCGGCGACTCCGGGCGGCGCCTGCACATCGCGCGCAGCCGGAACGACCAGACCGCGGTGGCGCTGCGGCTGTGGCAGCGGGCAGAGATCGAGCTCGCGGTCGCCGGACTTGTCGACTTCGCCGACGCCCTGATCGAGCGCGCCCGGCAGCACACCGGCACAGCGCTTCCGGGGTACACCCACCTGCAGCGCGGTCAACCCACGAGCCTGGCGCAGCACCTGCTGGCCCACGCGTGGTCCGCGCTCGCCGACGCCGGGCGGCTGCGGCGGGCGCACCGCACCGCGGGACTCTGCCCCTTGGGGGCGGGTGCGATGGCCGGATCGCCGCACCCGATCGATCCGCACCGCAGCGCCGAGCTGCTCGGCATGGAGGCCCCGTATCCGAACGCGATGTGGGCGGTAGCCGATCGCGACTACGCGGCCGAGGCCCTGTTCGCCTGCGCGCTGCTCATGGTGCATCTCTCGCGCTGGGCCGAGGAGATCGTGCTCTGGACGTCGAGCGAGTTCGGCTTCGCCCGGCTGCAGGACCGGGCCGCCAAGGGTTCGAGCATCATGCCCCAGAAGAAGAACCCGGAACCGGCGGAGATCCTGCGCGGCAAGTCGGGGCGCGCGGTGGGCGATCTCGTCTCGCTGCTGGTGACGATCAAGGGCCTGCCGCTCACCTACAACAGCGACCTGCAGGAGGACAAGGAGGCGCTGTTCGACGCGTTCGACACGGTCCAGGCCTCCCTCGGAGTGGCGAAGGTGCTGGCCGAGAGCCTCGAGTTCGACCGCGACGCGATGGCATCGGCGCTCGAAGGCGCCTACATCACCGCCACCGATCTGGCCGATCACCTCGCCATGGCCGGCGTGCCATTTCGTAGCGCCCACGAGCGCACCGGCGCCGTCGTGCGGGCGGCCGAAGAGCGAGGCGTCGAGCTCTGGCAAGTTTCGGGCTCGGAGCTCCGGGAACTCGTTCCCGAGATCGAGGACACAGGCGCGCTGCTGGCGGCGCTTCGCCCGGAGGCTTCGCTCGCCGCGCACGCGAGCTACGGTGGGCCGGCGCCGAAACAGGTGACCGAGCAGGTCGAACTCGCCGCGGAGCGTCTGCAGGAAGAACGCCGTTGGCTGGGCGAACTGGAACCGCCGCCGATCTACCGCGCTCACCTTGGCGGTGAACTGCTGGCGGAAGCGATCCCGGGGGGCAACGAATGA
- a CDS encoding molybdenum cofactor biosynthesis protein MoaE, with amino-acid sequence MIVRVLSFATALDAVGSAETEHDLPDGSTVADLVERLTAAYPGLEALWPRLAVAVDGEVAGDRTVTLHDGAEVALLPPVSGGSCGASAGRLRDGPVHADTVASVRAGVEDAGKGAVVVFVGNVRNSFGGRPVERITYSAYPAMAERRLERIVNELETAEPGTRVEIVHGLGTLEVGDASVVIATASAHRRQAYEVNRLALERLKAEVPIWKREHYADGESSWREEEPLD; translated from the coding sequence TTGATCGTACGGGTGCTGAGCTTCGCCACCGCGCTGGACGCTGTAGGCAGCGCCGAGACGGAACACGACCTCCCGGACGGCAGCACGGTCGCCGACCTGGTCGAGCGCCTGACGGCGGCATATCCGGGTCTGGAAGCCCTTTGGCCGCGCCTGGCAGTGGCCGTCGACGGGGAAGTCGCCGGGGACCGGACCGTCACGCTTCACGACGGCGCCGAAGTGGCGTTGCTGCCCCCGGTGTCGGGCGGCTCCTGCGGTGCCTCTGCCGGACGGCTGCGGGACGGCCCCGTCCACGCGGACACGGTGGCCTCCGTACGCGCCGGCGTAGAGGACGCCGGCAAGGGAGCGGTCGTCGTCTTCGTCGGCAACGTCCGTAACTCCTTCGGCGGCCGCCCCGTGGAGCGCATTACCTACTCCGCGTATCCGGCGATGGCGGAGAGGCGCCTTGAACGGATCGTGAACGAGCTCGAGACGGCTGAACCCGGAACCCGCGTCGAGATTGTCCACGGCTTGGGCACACTCGAAGTAGGCGATGCGAGCGTAGTCATCGCCACCGCATCCGCCCACCGCCGTCAGGCCTACGAGGTGAACCGACTGGCTCTCGAACGCCTCAAGGCCGAAGTGCCGATCTGGAAACGGGAGCACTACGCGGACGGAGAGTCCTCCTGGCGGGAGGAGGAACCGCTGGACTAG
- a CDS encoding cysteine synthase family protein: MITESAPSEYAAAPVELAGPPIPAGLGAAARRLLSRIGNTPLLDLSHALGPAAQALGSELLAKAEMANPGGSVKDRPARHMMLAACDSGQLEDGRRVLDATSGNTGIALAMIGAAMDVGVTLCLPRNASIERRRILGAFGAELVLTDPMEGSDGAIREAHRMIEASSADFCYVDQYSNPANWRAHFETTGPEIWLQTEGRLTHFVAGLGTSGTFCGTARYLAERAPKVRLISMQPDGPFHGLEGMKHMPSALVPAIYDSQIAHEEAAVSTEDAYAEVKALARRSGLLVGISAGANVVAARRIAERAAETGERAVVVTILCDGADKYLSEPFWDED; this comes from the coding sequence ATGATCACCGAATCCGCCCCCAGCGAGTACGCCGCAGCCCCCGTCGAGCTGGCCGGCCCGCCGATTCCGGCGGGACTGGGCGCGGCCGCCCGGCGTCTGTTGTCCCGGATCGGCAACACGCCGCTGCTCGACCTCAGCCACGCGCTGGGGCCGGCCGCGCAGGCCCTCGGCTCGGAGTTGCTGGCCAAGGCGGAGATGGCGAACCCCGGCGGTTCGGTGAAGGACCGCCCCGCACGCCACATGATGCTCGCGGCCTGCGATAGCGGCCAGCTCGAGGATGGTCGCCGCGTCCTGGACGCGACCTCCGGCAACACCGGTATCGCCCTCGCGATGATCGGGGCCGCGATGGACGTCGGCGTCACGCTCTGCCTGCCGCGGAACGCCTCGATCGAGCGGCGGCGCATCCTGGGCGCGTTCGGCGCCGAACTCGTCCTCACCGATCCGATGGAGGGTTCCGACGGCGCGATCCGGGAGGCGCATCGGATGATCGAGGCATCGTCGGCGGACTTCTGCTATGTCGACCAGTACAGCAACCCCGCCAACTGGCGGGCTCACTTCGAGACCACGGGGCCGGAGATCTGGCTGCAGACCGAAGGGCGCCTGACCCACTTCGTTGCCGGCCTGGGCACCAGCGGCACCTTCTGCGGCACCGCGCGCTACCTGGCGGAGCGTGCGCCGAAGGTCCGGCTGATCTCGATGCAGCCGGACGGGCCGTTCCACGGTCTGGAAGGCATGAAGCACATGCCCAGTGCTCTGGTGCCCGCCATCTACGATTCGCAGATCGCGCACGAAGAGGCCGCGGTGAGCACGGAGGATGCCTACGCCGAGGTCAAGGCGCTCGCACGCCGGAGCGGACTGCTGGTCGGCATCTCGGCGGGCGCGAACGTGGTCGCGGCGCGTCGGATCGCCGAGCGCGCCGCGGAGACCGGGGAGCGCGCCGTCGTCGTCACGATCCTCTGCGACGGCGCCGACAAGTACCTGTCCGAGCCGTTCTGGGACGAAGACTGA
- a CDS encoding aspartate aminotransferase family protein has translation MSDDSLFANYKRAPVAFSHGDGALLWDRQGREVLDFMGGIAVSSLGHNHPALTDAIKRQAGRYLHVSNLYEIPEQERAGRMLVEATGGVLDRAFFCNSGAEAVEAAIKLVRRYAYDRDGSGERHRIVTAEGGFHGRTLGALAATGTPAYQVGFGPMPGGFTAVPFGDLDAAAAEIDDTTCAVLIEAIQGEAGVIEPPAGYLEGLQALCRERGALFVLDEVQTGIGRLGRAFGFQHYGLEPDVITLAKGLGGGVPVGAVLAKEEIAAALVPGTHGTTFGGNPLACAAVVAVLETVLETDFLERVTRAGEYLRALLGQLGASGLVTEVRGQGLMTAVECTPDAPDVVNRCLEGGLIVQAPRPHSIRMLPPLVVHDLEIERAVGILGHALEEAAA, from the coding sequence ATGAGCGACGACAGCCTGTTCGCGAACTACAAGAGGGCGCCCGTGGCGTTCAGCCACGGCGACGGCGCGCTCCTCTGGGACCGGCAGGGCCGTGAGGTCCTCGACTTCATGGGGGGCATCGCGGTGTCGTCCCTCGGTCACAATCACCCGGCGCTCACCGACGCGATCAAGCGTCAGGCGGGCCGCTATCTCCACGTATCGAACCTGTACGAGATCCCGGAGCAGGAGCGGGCGGGCCGGATGCTGGTCGAGGCGACCGGCGGCGTCCTCGACCGTGCCTTCTTCTGCAACAGCGGCGCCGAGGCGGTCGAGGCGGCGATCAAGCTCGTGCGCCGCTACGCCTACGACCGCGACGGCTCGGGCGAACGGCACAGGATCGTGACTGCCGAGGGCGGCTTTCACGGCCGCACTCTCGGGGCGCTTGCGGCGACCGGCACGCCCGCCTATCAGGTCGGCTTCGGGCCGATGCCCGGGGGTTTTACCGCCGTGCCGTTCGGTGACCTGGATGCGGCCGCGGCCGAGATCGACGACACGACCTGCGCGGTGCTGATCGAGGCGATTCAGGGGGAAGCCGGAGTGATCGAACCGCCGGCGGGCTACCTGGAAGGACTACAGGCGCTCTGCCGCGAGCGAGGCGCCCTGTTCGTTCTCGACGAGGTGCAGACGGGGATCGGGCGTCTCGGCCGCGCCTTCGGCTTCCAGCACTACGGGCTTGAACCTGATGTGATCACCCTGGCGAAGGGTCTCGGCGGTGGCGTCCCGGTGGGAGCCGTGCTGGCGAAGGAAGAGATCGCCGCGGCTCTCGTTCCCGGCACCCACGGAACCACCTTCGGCGGCAATCCCCTGGCTTGCGCGGCGGTCGTGGCGGTGCTCGAGACGGTGCTCGAGACGGACTTCCTCGAGCGTGTGACCCGGGCCGGCGAGTACCTGCGCGCGTTGCTCGGACAGCTCGGCGCGAGCGGCCTGGTCACGGAGGTCCGCGGCCAGGGGCTGATGACCGCGGTCGAGTGCACGCCGGATGCGCCCGACGTCGTCAACCGTTGCCTCGAGGGCGGCCTGATCGTTCAGGCTCCGCGGCCGCACAGCATCCGCATGCTGCCGCCGCTCGTGGTCCACGATCTGGAGATCGAACGCGCGGTGGGAATCCTCGGCCACGCGCTGGAGGAAGCCGCCGCTTGA
- a CDS encoding arginine repressor: MSPAIRRGAILDIIGERPVSSHRELLKALDRRGIHVSQATVSRDVRRLGLVKVPLAGGGSRYAPAEQAASPPRRDIERALRQFVTGFDEGEALILLKTRSGHANALAVALDQTDWPEVAGTLAGDDTVLVVVKSAADRDHIRDSLAALLEDD; this comes from the coding sequence ATGAGTCCGGCGATCCGGCGGGGAGCGATCCTCGACATCATCGGCGAGCGGCCCGTGTCGAGTCACAGGGAACTCCTGAAGGCGCTCGACCGCCGCGGCATCCATGTCTCCCAGGCCACCGTGTCGCGCGACGTGCGCCGTCTCGGCCTGGTCAAGGTGCCGCTCGCGGGAGGTGGCTCCCGCTACGCGCCGGCGGAGCAGGCCGCGAGTCCACCCCGGCGAGACATCGAGAGGGCCCTGCGCCAGTTCGTGACCGGTTTCGACGAAGGCGAGGCGCTGATCCTGCTCAAGACCCGCAGCGGCCACGCGAACGCCCTCGCGGTCGCCCTCGACCAGACCGACTGGCCCGAAGTCGCCGGTACCCTCGCCGGCGACGACACCGTCCTCGTCGTCGTCAAGAGCGCCGCCGACCGCGACCACATCCGCGACTCCCTGGCGGCGCTCCTGGAAGACGACTGA
- the moeB gene encoding molybdopterin-synthase adenylyltransferase MoeB, with the protein MTVLIQIPTPLRGFADEQAEVAVAAATVGEAMEQLVTRYEGLRPHLFGDDGKLRTFVNLFLNDEDVRYLGREATPINGDATLAIIPSIAGGTVAEPPVAAQAEELSPEEILRYSRHLIMPEVGSEGQLKLKAAKVLMIGTGGLGSPLGMYLAAAGVGRLGLVDFDVVDESNLHRQLLYSNADVGRPKIDAAVERLREVNPHIELTPHPVLLNSSNALEIFEDYDLIVDGTDNFPTRYLVNDACVLLGKPNVYGSIFRFEGQVSVFWGARGPCYRCLFAEPPPPGLVPSCAEGGVLGVLPGIIGSLQANEVIKLIIGQGDPLIGRLVLFDALRMSFRELKLRKNPDCPVCSENPTQTELIDYEQFCGVPAVAEEPALNDMIDVTPPQVQSWMNDGREFSILDVRGPQEYAICRIDGSTLIPVAELEGRLAELDPSKLWVVHCHHGPRSTRATNILRDNGFPQAYNLAGGIDAWAEQVDPSLPRY; encoded by the coding sequence ATGACCGTACTCATACAGATCCCCACTCCACTGCGAGGCTTCGCCGACGAGCAGGCGGAGGTTGCCGTGGCCGCCGCCACCGTCGGCGAGGCGATGGAGCAGCTCGTCACCCGGTACGAGGGGCTGCGACCCCACCTGTTCGGCGACGACGGCAAGCTGCGCACCTTCGTCAACCTGTTCCTGAACGACGAAGACGTGCGCTACCTGGGCCGGGAGGCGACGCCGATCAACGGTGATGCGACGCTGGCGATCATCCCGTCGATCGCCGGCGGCACGGTAGCGGAGCCGCCGGTGGCCGCTCAGGCTGAGGAGCTGAGCCCGGAGGAGATCCTCCGCTACAGCCGCCATCTGATCATGCCGGAGGTCGGCTCCGAGGGGCAGTTGAAGCTCAAGGCCGCCAAGGTCCTGATGATCGGCACCGGCGGGCTCGGCTCGCCGCTCGGCATGTACCTCGCGGCGGCCGGTGTCGGCCGCCTCGGCCTGGTCGACTTCGACGTCGTCGACGAGTCGAACCTGCACCGCCAGTTGCTCTACAGCAACGCCGATGTCGGCCGCCCGAAGATCGACGCGGCGGTCGAACGTCTGCGCGAGGTGAACCCGCACATCGAACTCACGCCGCACCCGGTGCTGCTCAACTCGAGCAACGCGCTGGAGATCTTCGAGGACTACGACCTGATCGTCGACGGTACGGACAACTTCCCGACCCGCTATCTCGTCAACGACGCCTGCGTCCTGCTCGGCAAGCCGAACGTCTACGGGTCCATCTTCCGCTTCGAGGGCCAGGTGTCCGTGTTCTGGGGCGCCAGGGGCCCCTGCTACCGCTGCCTGTTCGCCGAGCCGCCGCCGCCGGGACTCGTCCCCTCATGCGCCGAGGGCGGAGTTCTGGGTGTGCTGCCCGGCATCATCGGCAGCCTGCAGGCGAACGAGGTGATCAAGCTGATCATCGGCCAGGGCGACCCGTTGATCGGCCGGCTGGTGCTCTTCGATGCGCTGCGCATGTCTTTTCGTGAGCTGAAGCTGCGGAAGAACCCGGACTGCCCCGTCTGCTCCGAGAATCCGACCCAGACCGAGCTGATCGACTATGAGCAGTTCTGCGGTGTCCCCGCCGTCGCCGAGGAGCCGGCGCTCAACGACATGATCGACGTCACCCCGCCCCAGGTCCAGTCCTGGATGAACGACGGCCGGGAGTTCAGCATCCTCGACGTCCGGGGCCCGCAGGAGTACGCCATCTGCCGGATTGACGGCTCGACCCTGATTCCGGTTGCCGAGTTGGAAGGCCGGTTAGCCGAGCTCGACCCCTCGAAGCTCTGGGTCGTCCACTGCCACCACGGCCCGCGGTCGACCCGGGCAACGAATATCCTCCGCGACAACGGCTTCCCGCAGGCCTACAACCTGGCCGGCGGGATCGACGCCTGGGCGGAGCAGGTCGATCCGTCGTTGCCGCGGTACTGA